The Tetrapisispora phaffii CBS 4417 chromosome 16, complete genome genomic sequence tattttcagGGAACTTAGTAACTAAATGAATCACccttttaatttcatttaaaatagaTAGCAATAGTGAACGAGGAATTCTTGCACCAAATACACCATATACTAGTGAACTTACGCTTGCAGAGGAATATCCCTTATTGATAAGGATTAAAACTTCCTGAATCAAATATGTAATAAACTTAATGAGCCATTTTGCAATCGGTATCAAAGAATGTATCAAATCTTGTTTTGTAAATGACGTCTGAAATAATTTACCCCCCGCTAATTGTGCTGGACTTATCGTATTTAGTTGCTCAATTGCAAATTGTAAATTACGAGTAACACCATTGAATGCAAAATACACGTTTCTTAAGTTCATGATAATACGAGCCATTTCATAAACATTTTTATGGCGACAGCTACTACCTAATTCAAGTTGTAACAACATTGTCTTTTGAACTGGTCTACttgaaatcattttttctaataattctgGTGGTGCATCCGGtgtaatattgaaaaatgagTATATATCAGCCATCAGTGAAGTTATACATTCCTTCCCTCTATCTTGGTCTTTGTCagaaatttttatcaaatgtGTTTTACATGCAATGGATAAATCTTCAGCAGAAAGTTGCCTATGTATACTGGCGACAAATGCAAAAGCAAAAGCAGTGCTATTCACTTTATCCAAAGATGCATCGTCAGTATTTTCATGAGATATGGAGATAAATTGTGGAATATCCTTACATGActgttttattaaaacaCCGCACATTGTTGGTGAAACTATTGCCCATTCCAATGTACTTTGTGGTGGTAATTTGGGATAATTAAATCCTGCACTTAATACTGAAGTTAATATATCCCTAAATTTGCCTTGCCTATTTTGATGATGCAGTCTCTCTGTTTCAACTTTCCAATCTGTTTTACTATATGTTTCAATAGTAGAATCCTCAAAATGAATTGATACAAAACCATCTAGTATATTGGATATAATGTTTATGACTTTTTTATCCAAGTGAATTTCCGGCATGCAATTTAACGTATATCTATGTTTtggttttaatttttgCTCATCTAGTCGTGAAATATCGGGTTTTagtattttcaaataatgtGCATTTAACTGAGTTGGGATGAGCTTGTAGCGTTTAATGATTGATTTTCCAGTATCTAGTACGTTATATAATAGCAATATTTCTGGAGCAGAGTCTTTTTCAACTGGAGCTTTTGAGATGACGtacaaatattgaaattcaAGAAGATTTCcttcatcatcaatttGTTCAACGGCAACATCTGAGAGATGAAATAAAGACAACAATGGATCATTTAACTGAGAATTGTTGATGTCAGTTATGTTCCAATTGACATGTAGTTTGTAAAATGAAACCACTTTTGTTAGTCTGGAATATGtagatattaataatgactGGTCTTCGTTCAATGCTGAAATATTAGTATACTCCACCCAATCCATATCGTTGGAGCTCTTTCCTTGAGCTGTATTTAAGTgcaatgatatttttttatgacttttagaatttgaaaattgatACCAGAAGTCAATTTGACCGTTTTTACGAACTGCCAAACATGAGTATTTCATAAAAGGAGGATGAAACACACCATATGGGGGAATCTGTTGTACCTTATTTCTGTAACTGTTGATAGAACTGTCCAGAACACAAAACTGAGATGAAATTACTGGTTTAGAGGAGCTTAGCCAAAATAATTCAGAAATCCTTGTTGGATATTCTTTCTTCGACTCCTTTTTAACGCATTTCACAGAATCTTCTGAAGTTTCATTTAATTGCATTGGGTTGTTATGAATCTTGTATATATTATCCTGGAATAACATAGTCAGCTTATCCATTGTCACAGGACCTTGCAAACTCTGGCCCAGtattaaaattgttaaattacCAAGTTCGTCACATACAGCTAACATGTCACCAGGTAGATTAAACCAATTGTTCCAATGAACAGAAGTGATCTCATAAAAAAATGGACAGTTTTTGTTTGTGGTTCTATTAGCCTTAGATCCCTGGTAATTAGGTGGACTACCTGAACGACCAGCATtgattgaatattttcctCCATTTGAGTTGCTGCTTGATGTAGTGTTTTGAGACTCATATAAATGTGGATGGATTGTATATTTCTTTGGAGGATGGAATCTCCAAGTTGTACCATTAATAGTCTCCAAAAAGGTCATACATAGATTGCTATCTGTAGATGTTTTGTCAGAATAGACAATTAAACCTGTCTTAGACCATGATACAGCTTGATTTCCAAGTTCAATCATATTAGCAATTTGATATCTCTAACAAACAATTGCTATTTCAACGAAATTTCTACAAAGTAGGTAATTGAGGTATGGTTCTGTAAAACTGAACTTATCTTACGAATATATAATAGGAATTCTATGTATACATATGGTATGAACTAAATAGAACTAACTGTAAagatttataataatttatagtatttctttttttttgatttttcgtattttatttttcaaggTTTTCCTACCTTTGGCTGaaataagaaaacaatGTATAAGTCAGTAACCTCAATGCTGATCTGTAATGAagcaatatatatatatatataattatgttAATGAGTTCCATGATAGAGACAGTAttctgaatttttaaaatgcTTTTGAGTATTATTACGACATTTTTGAGTATTgctttttaaattaaagacattatatattaacatAGGGTTTCGTCACTTAATTGGAAATCTTATTAggatatcaaatataactATCACAGTAATCGGATTTTTAATTGGAGGCTAACTCAAAATCGATGTCATCATCGATATCATCTTGGTTAGATACAGTTGAACTTTCAATATCCACCATATGACTTGGTAATGTCGATGCataatttgataaaaatcCCTTTTCTTGTTGAGTGGCTAAATGATTATATAATTCCAGACAGAGCAGCATCCATAAGTAAAGTAGAAATGCAGCAGCTACAGCAACAAGAAGATATGCACTATGGTCTGCTCCTAGTCTTAAAACTAATACAAGTTGTTCTTCGCTGGCGCccataaataatattccaCCACAAACCAAACAGAAAGGAGctaaatattgaaatgaATAGATTTTATCCAGGGTTCTCTGATCCTTCAAGAGAAACGATATTTCTATTATTCGTAGACTTCCACCAACCATTAGAATCAAGCCaaagaaataatgaacTTTTGTGCTAATTATCAAGTGTTGCGAATGTTCGGACATAGCCCAACcagtaaaaataattaataaactaGGAACAAATGTTCTCTTGCCTCCTCTACCCAAAAAAATGCCTAATAACCCACCTGCCCACCAGATAATTCCCATTGCTGTATGTTGATAATCACCATGATTCCAGCCTTCTCGGCCCCATCTGTGTTCAGTAAAGGTGTTCACGATGCCCCACAAACACATGACCCAGCTATCTATGTAATCTTGCGAGTAAGGACCCTTGTTGTTCCGAATTGAAGGTATCACCAGAACCATTGCATAGATAAAACCATATAATACAAAGGCATTACCCATAATCCCATGAGCTATACATTGACCTGTGTGACTTTCTCTACAAAATCCAAACATAGCCACAGGTGCTAAACAACTTTTAGTGAAACCGTTTATCACAACGAGAAATGATAATGCATTATGGGCATATTTTAGACGTGATTCTCCtgtatttgaaataaagGTTTGTAACAActtgtttttaattaacAACCCAGTGCCACTAGCTAATCCACCAAAGAATAAAGATAAACCTAAGAGTATAAGAATTGACCATGCCGACCCTCTTGATGTTCGGTTCTCGACACCATCATTATCACTGAATCTGAGAAACAAAGCCTCCACAACAGAATAAATACAACTAATTATTTGCAAAAACATAGAAACATTTATTCGACCAGCAAAAGAATAACTAGCAGAGACTGATGGAAGTAAAAATAGTAGAAATACACAACACAACCAATGGAACGTCCTGTTCCCAGCATCTTGAATATCTGGTCTTGTATATGCGGAAGTATCGTCCATATTCATTGACATATTATCACATATCCCAAAATTAGCCAATGTGGATATAATAagtataaaaatattaatcaattgaCTTAGTATCATGATTGAACTTTATTCTTCCTCTTCCCAGAGTTGTATGACACTTTCCCTAATTTTAGGTGCGGCTTGTATTATAAGTTATTCTTCGATATActtatgaatatattttgaattgcTGATAGTATCagtaacaaaaataatttaactctaatattttaactATTGCAAACTTATATTctgataattcaaaattgtGATCGTTAAGTAGATATTTTAGTCACCATGAGACATTTTTAGTATTACAATCGGTAAACCCTCACAATGGGGGGAGGTTGGTATATTATCATACCGACGCGGGCGAACCTTTGTCTGAGCTGTCTGATTTAACTATCCCACTTGGAACAGCAACATCTGTTTAACAAGTATTACGATTCTAAACCTCTTCGATTAAGTATAAAATAAGTTAGAGAtttatctatattattaatgctTCGGTaatagataaattaaatatatatataataatatataaataaatttatatatctattttatAAGTTCTTCTGGAAGTATACGCGTTCGAATCCCTCGAAAGACCTGTTATAAACGTctataaaaagaaagatgcAACAATATGTTTATTAATACCTTCAAAATAGTGTTCTACTTCATGAACCATGATTAAAATTAAGTGGTATGTGAgttgtttaatattatcagtTGTGTTTGCTTTTTCTTTGTTGgaataattacaatatcCTCGTTCGTAATAAGTAAAAGTGATTTTAATGTTACGTTGTTCTTAATcctttgaaatttatttattgtttgaaCTATGTGGTGAAAGTTTTGTAATATCATTGGATTCAGATAATTGTTCGTCGATGCCTTGAACATTTGTAGTTAATGGCACAGCATCTTCATctgataaatcaaaatcaaaagtaTCATCAATTACAAAATCATCTCCACCATTGATGCTTTCAGATGTTTCATCAAAATCTGAATCGCTgtcaataatatcaaattcGTAAGTTTCAGCACGAGatcttctaattcttctctttgagttcaaaaagaaaaaatagtaAAGTGCTAATAAAACACAACCgaaagaaaatatagatAAAAAGTAATGCATGAAATCTTTCGGAGAATCCAACTTGTTTGGAGTATTTAGATCAGCTTCTAAATCAGAATCTATTGCATCATTTGTTTCACTCGGTATCAAAGTTGACGAAGTCGTGTGGGAAATAGATGCTATTGTAGAGCTTGATGTAGATAAGAGACTTGATGTGATAGAGGAAGATGGAAGTACATCTTTACTTGGTGTAGAAGTGCTTGATACCGTAGTACTTGATTGTATGATAGATGTTGTAGAAGAAGTGCGTAACTCCTCtaattctttatcatttCCAAATACAAATTTAGTTGCTTTCTCTGGATTTATACTTTCTCCAAAAATCTTTAATCTCCAATTatgaaatttaatttcattctCTTCTTTTACGGTCCTCACTCTCAGTTTCCACTTACCAACTCCTTCCTCTCCCCAGTGGGCAACAGACATGAATGTCCAATTGATAAATCCGTCCGAAGAGACGTCTAGGGAACGTTGCACACCTAAGTTAGATATCATCCCTGAAGgtgaaattaaatcaatgACAACGGCACCTCTTCTAGTAGCTTCTATGTCTACAGTAACAGTAATATGTTCTACTCTTTTTAAATTTGCATTTGTCAAATCTTTCTTTGTGATTGTAATTTCATGTTCTAGAACTTTATCGATAGAATTACTTGTCAATTCCGGGCGGGCAGTTTTATGGTAATACCAACTTTGAGGCTTAACATTTTTCCAAGTCTTAGCTAATTCAACAATGGCAAAACTATCAATTTTACCATACCCATATCTATGAgaatatcttttatttaatgcACCGTTTCTCCATTCAGCATCTGGATTTGGAACTTCAACGgatgataaaattgaaaggTATTGTACATCTCTCCAAGTTAATTCAGGGTTTGCTTCTAAAACTAGGGCATAAATACCTGCCGCCAATGGTGCTGCTGCTGAGGTACCACCGTGTCTATCTGAACATTGACTTTTAATATCTGTCGAGTGGATGTATTCACCTGAACCAGAAGAATATGTCACAGCAAGTACAGCCGAGCAACTTTCGGAGTATGGAGGATGTAAGCCCTTATGATCGATTGCACCAATTGTAATGGAATATATAGAGTTTGTGTAACCATCataattacaattatcTCCATAATGTCCACCATTCCCACTAGCAAAAACGTAAATAGAACCTTTTTCGTTTCTGCCTTCTTGGGTACCCTTAATCATAGCTTTTTTAACTAGATCAGATGGTCCTTGTAAATGTTTGCCATCATCTGGTGGTCCCCATGAACAAGAAAAGATATCATTGATATCCAGACCATACATTAACGATGCAGCTTCATCTTCAGCAGTGATTTGACCTGATAGAATTCTTATACCTGCAACTTTGGCACCGTATGCGACACCTAAGCCACAATACTCGTTTTTAACTGCAGCAATTTCACCAGCACATCGTGTTCCATGGTAATCATCAATTAGCTTTGGTGTTggtaattttttattttcgtTGAAATCCCAAGAACCTTCTTCGCAAAAATTATCCTTTAAATCTTCACTATTATGATCCAGACCATCATCGACAATGGCTGCAACAACTCCCTTTCCTGTAATACCACTAAACCACACACCAGATACGTTTACATCGTTACCTGGAAAACTTGGATTAATCAAATGCCATTGCTTTGAAAACAATGGGTCTTTAATGCCAAGTTTATTAGCAGCCTCCTGTAATGGTAATAAGCTTGAGTCGATAGGAGGAACAGGAATGGGTTGTCTTTTTTGTAAAGTTATTGGAGGAAGGTCATGAAAGGAAGAAACACCCTCTAATGAAGAGAGATCTTCTCTTTTTTGAATTGGACTTGATAATGtgttatatttctttgagAAAACATAATGGTTTTCTAAACCTCGCACATTATGTTCAAATTTCCAGTTAGAATGAAGTTTCAAAAGATCATCTGCACTAAGGTGACTTTCTATTGCAAAATATTGGTTTATATTATGATTCTTCTCTGGTACCTTTTCAGAAATGGCAGActtgaatataaataaaaatatcagtATAAATAATACATTAATTTGATGAAACATGTTGAGATGTGAAGAAGAACTGATTCTATCAGACTGTCCTAAATGTTTGTGtggataatttttcaaataatattaactcaaataattttcttgATAAATAAGTTATAGTAATTGAATGATGCAAATAATTGGTTTTATTGAGGAaaaaggaagaaaaaaatgattgCCTGTACTTTCTAACTATAACATAGAAACATGCAACCAAAAACTTCGATAGAAAAGATTGTAATTCAAACGAGTTTTTTTGTAGTTCACcaaatgaataaataagaTATAGTAATACCCATAATGATATTCAAtgattaatttaataaaataataatgacatattttaaatataataacataaagtcttcaattgaatagTATGAAACAAAAGCTgtaattcatttttcagCATTTAAGAAATCAATTACGGTAACAATAACATTGCAGATTTAACACGTGACACTTTACTAGAGATGTGTACAAGTCTATCTCATAGAAGGACATGTCATAGCAACGACAACAATAGTAATACATTGAAGATGGCATCATTACGATGTATGCTTTTGGATTCTACATTGGAATTACTTTGTTGTTTTCTTGATGATAGATtctaattattttattagaagaagaggactataaaatatatacaaaatatCCTTTATAACTACTGGTGGGAGAAGGATAAATAAAGCAACATCCTGTTATCTAAAGTCAACACGGAAATCAATTTGCCAAGGCACCCATTGGATCCCAGATTGGGAGAACAATTGGGTTTTCGTCCTtcttaatgaatttttccATTAAATCTTTTGGTAATTCATCAATGTCGACAACAATTTGGAATGCGTATTCTTCGAAGTACTTTTGAGTCATGACATATAAACCATCGTTACCAGAATCTTTACCCCATGAGTTCTCAACACGGTAGCGGATTGGTTTCCCAGTGGTATCATCTACGTGTGCGCCGGTAATTAGCATGGCATGAGTCATTAAACTTTCACCATATTTGATACGAGAGGACTTGGATTGGTGTAAATCATACCCGATTGATTTGTAGTCCCATAATTCGACATCCATAACGCCGAACTTCTTATGCATGAACTTTGGAGTGTGAGAACCAAAAAAAACAGGTCTTTGATTTTGTAATCTTTGAACGACTAAATTggataaaatttcattatcaacATTTAAGTAATAAACACTCTCGCCACCGATGACATTACCTAAACGgttaattttgattattctTCCATATGGATGTCTTGGATCATTGATTAGTGAAACTGGTTTTGAACAATCTATCTTACAATACTTGGATGCAAATTCCTTTGGTGTCGTCTCCAATGTATGGATTTTCTTGTCCTTATCTAAATATGACCATGTAAAGGATTCATCTGGTTTGACTGGTGGCATATCCATGAATAAAGTCATCAATTTGAATATCTCTCTTTGGAATTTAGTTCTTAGTTCAGAGATATCATTACCTTTCTTTAGTTCTTCTCTTAAAACTTCAGCAAATTCCCTTAGCTTTGTAGTTAATATGGAATTCCATTTTGAGGAAGCAACGGTGGATAGCGGTAAGTCGTTGTAAAGGTCTTTTGGGATCAAACCATATTTTGCAACTAAATTGACAAACATGCTATACTGACCACCATCTTGAGTTGGGGCAGATAGTAGATATTGAACTAAACGGGAGTCGACATCTTCTTCGTAAGTGTCAATAACTTGATCTAGGAAGTAGTTAGCTTTCTCTAATTTATcgtaaaaaaataaataagcTTGAGACAATTCgaattctttcaatttcaattcttcGATGACATTATATCTCAGTTCATTAGTGGCGGCAAATAACCAACATCTACCAGATGAACGTTGATTTGTTATTGGAGTGGATTCATTATTGACAGCAGTGTTGAAGATTCTTAAATCTTGTTTCAATAGACGAGTCTTATTCAATAAAGCATCATCAGCATTCACATTCTTCAAAACTGTAGAAGCTAATCTGTGATTCAAATCTTTGCTATTATCACTATCCCACTCGCTAATCTTGGAAATCTCGATAGAAGATGACATATTCACTTTGTGTAATTTAGAGGGAAAAATTCTGTTGCGGTGAAACACTGTTTGAAAGACCCTGTTCTTCTTCACAATGGCTGTATACATGACAATCAGAGTGAACAATATATGAGAGAGAAAAGACAAAGAATGAactaacaaaaaaaatgttcatatatattgacTTTTGTCTACTTTAGCAAGAAGTGTCGTTGGTAATTGTTGCTTATTTTCACTTTTCTTATTCACCACATTGAGTATTGCACGTTCAGCAATGTGTATCTTAGAGTAACCGAGCGAGAAAATGAGCTTAACTGGCTGAATTGATGGGCTTCGAAGTGGATTAGTGTGATCAGTACAAAAGTTTCAAGTTTAAAGAGGTAGACTACCATTAAACCAAATACAAATAACGATAACGTGAAACAAAAACTTTTTGAATCAGTACTATGTTTTTGACACCAAATTAGTGTTTGCATTATACTCCCACCAATCTGTGTATCAGTATTAGTAATATTTAttagtgaaaaatttaaccTCATCGCGATGAAATTGTATCCATCTCTGCtcttatataaatatatacttctgaatataaaaataaggTAAGACGCTGTGATCTGACTCTTTGTAGGAATTAGTTGAGTGGTGTTATAGGAAGCTTGATGCCACTGTTCATGCATCTGAGTACTATTCTGCTACGTTTATTGAAAGATGAGTGCACTTTTATCTGCAGAAGATTTGAATGATTTCATTAGTCCCAGTATGGCATGTATTAAACCCACTGAAGTGAATAAAGAGAATGACAACGTCGATGCGAACGGCGATTTGCAAGTTGGTAAAGAGAGCGAGCTGGAGAAGGTGTCCATCACGTTGCAGGACTGCCTGGCGTGCGTGGGATGCATCACTTCCAGTGAAGAGATCCTGTTGAGCAGGCAGAGTTACAGCGTGTTCTTGGAGAACTACAAGAACGATGGAGGGCAGTTGGTGATTAGCATCTCCCCTCAATCACGGTTGTCCATGGCGAATCATTTTGGGCTGAGCGTGATGGAGTTCGACATACGGATGTGCCAGGTGGTACGGGAGAAGTTTGCTTGTAAATATGTCGTTGGCACGCAGATTGGACGTGAGATATCGATACGAGAGACGAACCGCGAGGTGCGGGAAGCCGTGCGCGCCGGGACGTCTTCTTCATCGCAGGTTTCGGGTCCCCGACTGTGTTCCGTGTGCCCTGGGTTTGTGCTATACTGTGAGAAGAGCAAGCCGGAGCTTGTGCCGTACCTTGTGGACATCAAGTCCCCGCAACAACTCACGGGGCAGATAATAAAGAACACCGTTGGTGGGAAGGTGTACCACTTAAGTGTGATGCCCTGTTTCGACAAGAAGCTGGAGGCCTCGAGGCAAGACAGCGAGGGGGAGGTCGACTGCGTCATCACCCCCAAGGAGTTTGTGAAGATGCTGGAGGAACTAGATTGCGACATGGGAAGCAACCCGGCGACGCCCGCGACGCCGACGTTTGGGCTGGACAGGGCCATCCTGGACGAGATGTCCATGCCCGGCTACCCCTGGGACGCGACCATGTCTGTGAACGCGGGATCGTCGTCCGGGGGGTTTGCGTACCAGTACGTGCTGGAATCGCAAGCGCGCCACCAGGCGATGGGCACGCGATGCGCGGTGCTGTCGACGGCGGGCAAGAACCACGACCTGCTGGAGCACCGGCTGGTGGACCTGGGGAGCGGAGCGACCCTTGCCAGCAGCAGCGAAGTGTACGGGTTCCGCAACATCCAGAACATGGTGAGGCGGCTGACGCAGGCCGCCCGGCCGCGGACGCTGCGTCTGCGGGCCCGCCAGCGGGCCAAGCAGTCCCCAGACAGCGACCCCGCGCTGCCCGCGCCGCCCGCTGCCGCCGATCCCTACGGGGCAGAGTTCATCGAGGTGATGGCGTGCCCAAAGGGATGCATCAACGGCGGCGGGCTGCTAGACAGCAACAACACCAAGAAGATGAACGCACAACTCATCGAGCACCTCAACCAGCGCTACCACGAAGAGCTGCTCCAGCGCCCACTGCCCCAACACGCTGGTGTCGTTGACGCTGCTACCGCCGCCGCCGTTGCCGCCAGCCACCGCTACACGTTCCACCCCATTGAAAAGCACGACGACGGGCCGGGTGAACTCCTGGCGATGGCCAACTGGTAAGCGCTGCGCGGCCACGAAGCGCAACACCCCCCTGTCCCCGCTTACCCTCCTCCCTGCACGCAACGCGCCCAGCCAGCGCGTTGCGGGAAATTCCCGTCAAACCGCAAGCGACAAGCGCGGCCTCGAAAGGACAAACAACGAAAACGGACACAGACGCACAAATGCCGGGCGTGCGCTGGTGGCGGGCGTCGGGAGACTATCACAGCGGAGCATCGGTGTTTCGTCGCCAGCGCCAGCGCACAGGGGCCCGCCCCTTCCCGCCTAAACCACACTTTCCAGAAACAGTTCTGCGCGCAATCGCAGAAATAATGGAAATTGCTGTTTTCTTATTCCATAGACGGCCGTAATAGCACGTCGTCCTGCACGCTGTGGGCATTACTCATTAAATTTCCCACCTGTTTCTTCAAAGACGTTCATATACGCAACACACATACACAGGTCGAAtgcatataaatataaacgCTTATGAACAGGTTGTGCTAGCAGTTTGCTTTCTCGTATTCATATTCAATTGCATGGAGTATATAAGCCTGTTGTCTTTTGCTGGTGATTTGTTTTATGTATAGCAATAACTGGAAACTTTTATTCTAACCTCTCAAGTCAACTCCCAACCCATTTCCCctttttttggttttgtGAAGTTTAGTATAATCGATTactatataaaaaattaaaacataACGTATTTTCTAGAATGGCTTGTAACAGAGAAAGATTCGAAACTGACGTCATTATCACTGTCTTCGGTGCTTCTGGTGATTTAGCTAAGAAGAAAACTTTTCCTGCGTTGTTCGGTCTGTTTAGAGAAGGTTACTTGCACGAATCCACTAAAATTTTTGGTTTTGCAAGATCAAAATTAACTGGCAGCGAATTGAGACAAAGAATTGAGCCTCATTTGGAAAAACCAAATGGTAAGCAAGACGATGAAAAAGTCGAACAGTTTTTTAAATTGATTCAGTATCATGAAGGTGGTGCTTACGATGAGGACCAAGGCTATCTGGAGTTGCTAAAGGAATTCCAGAAAGTCGAAGcccaaaaaaatataaccCATCCACAAAGATTGTATTATTTGGCTTTGCCACCTTCTGTTTTCTTAAGTGTCGCTGAACAAATTAAGAAAATCTTATATACAACTGTCGGTGTGCAAAGAGTTATTGTGGAGAAGCCATTCGGTCATGATTTGGAAAGTGCAAGAGCTTTGCAGAATAGTTTGTCTCCTTTATTCactgaagatgaaatttACAGAATTGACCATTATTTAGGTAAAGAGATggttaaaaatttattgcAATTGAGATTCGGTAATACTTTCTTGAACGCTTCCTGGAACAAAGACTTCATCCAAAGTATACAAGTCACTTTCAAGGAACCATTCGGTACGGAAGGTAGAGGTGGTTACTTCGATTCCATAGGTATTGTCAGAGACGTCATGCAGAACCATTTGCTACAAATTTTGACTCTGTTGACAATGGAAAGACCTGTCTCCTTCGATCCAGAGGATGTCCGTGACGAAAAAGTTAAGGTCTTGAAGGCTATGGCTCCAATTGATCACAATGACATCTTAATCGGTCAATATGGTAAATCTGAAGACGGCAGTAAACCGGCCTATCTGGATGACGAAACCGTTCAGCCAAATTCTAAGTGTGTCACTTACTGTGCCATGTCATTCAAAATCGAAAATGAAAGATGGGATGGTGTTCCAGTCGTCATGAGAGCTGGTAAAGCTTTGAATGAAGCAAAGGTCGAGATCAGAATCCAATACAAACCAGCTGCTCCAGGTGTATTCAGACACATtccaaataatgaattggTTATCAGAGTCCAACCAGATGCATCCGTTTACATGAAGATGAACGCTAAAACTCCAGGTTTATCCACCACCACTCAAGTAACAGACTTGGACTTGACCTACTCCACTAGATTCAAGGATTTCTGGATCCCGCAAGCATATGAGGTTTTGATCAGAGATGCTTTGTTAGGT encodes the following:
- the LAP3 gene encoding bleomycin hydrolase (similar to Saccharomyces cerevisiae LAP3 (YNL239W); ancestral locus Anc_2.5), which produces MYTAIVKKNRVFQTVFHRNRIFPSKLHKVNMSSSIEISKISEWDSDNSKDLNHRLASTVLKNVNADDALLNKTRLLKQDLRIFNTAVNNESTPITNQRSSGRCWLFAATNELRYNVIEELKLKEFELSQAYLFFYDKLEKANYFLDQVIDTYEEDVDSRLVQYLLSAPTQDGGQYSMFVNLVAKYGLIPKDLYNDLPLSTVASSKWNSILTTKLREFAEVLREELKKGNDISELRTKFQREIFKLMTLFMDMPPVKPDESFTWSYLDKDKKIHTLETTPKEFASKYCKIDCSKPVSLINDPRHPYGRIIKINRLGNVIGGESVYYLNVDNEILSNLVVQRLQNQRPVFFGSHTPKFMHKKFGVMDVELWDYKSIGYDLHQSKSSRIKYGESLMTHAMLITGAHVDDTTGKPIRYRVENSWGKDSGNDGLYVMTQKYFEEYAFQIVVDIDELPKDLMEKFIKKDENPIVLPIWDPMGALAN
- the NAR1 gene encoding iron-sulfur cluster assembly protein NAR1 (similar to Saccharomyces cerevisiae NAR1 (YNL240C); ancestral locus Anc_2.4); its protein translation is MSALLSAEDLNDFISPSMACIKPTEVNKENDNVDANGDLQVGKESELEKVSITLQDCLACVGCITSSEEILLSRQSYSVFLENYKNDGGQLVISISPQSRLSMANHFGLSVMEFDIRMCQVVREKFACKYVVGTQIGREISIRETNREVREAVRAGTSSSSQVSGPRLCSVCPGFVLYCEKSKPELVPYLVDIKSPQQLTGQIIKNTVGGKVYHLSVMPCFDKKLEASRQDSEGEVDCVITPKEFVKMLEELDCDMGSNPATPATPTFGLDRAILDEMSMPGYPWDATMSVNAGSSSGGFAYQYVLESQARHQAMGTRCAVLSTAGKNHDLLEHRLVDLGSGATLASSSEVYGFRNIQNMVRRLTQAARPRTLRLRARQRAKQSPDSDPALPAPPAAADPYGAEFIEVMACPKGCINGGGLLDSNNTKKMNAQLIEHLNQRYHEELLQRPLPQHAGVVDAATAAAVAASHRYTFHPIEKHDDGPGELLAMANW
- the ZWF1 gene encoding glucose-6-phosphate dehydrogenase (similar to Saccharomyces cerevisiae ZWF1 (YNL241C); ancestral locus Anc_2.3), with product MACNRERFETDVIITVFGASGDLAKKKTFPALFGLFREGYLHESTKIFGFARSKLTGSELRQRIEPHLEKPNGKQDDEKVEQFFKLIQYHEGGAYDEDQGYLELLKEFQKVEAQKNITHPQRLYYLALPPSVFLSVAEQIKKILYTTVGVQRVIVEKPFGHDLESARALQNSLSPLFTEDEIYRIDHYLGKEMVKNLLQLRFGNTFLNASWNKDFIQSIQVTFKEPFGTEGRGGYFDSIGIVRDVMQNHLLQILTLLTMERPVSFDPEDVRDEKVKVLKAMAPIDHNDILIGQYGKSEDGSKPAYLDDETVQPNSKCVTYCAMSFKIENERWDGVPVVMRAGKALNEAKVEIRIQYKPAAPGVFRHIPNNELVIRVQPDASVYMKMNAKTPGLSTTTQVTDLDLTYSTRFKDFWIPQAYEVLIRDALLGDHSNFVRDDELEVSWSLFTPFLNYIESPDAPAPELYPYGSRGPSGFKEYMMKHGYKFQDNINYSWPIISPGEETH